The window tgtgtgtgtgaagagataaagagagagagagagataatagaTATTGATAGGGTCTTAGGCATTGTTTTTAGAATCCACAGAGCGATCTATAATTTAAAGATCTTACTGTGttggaaaacataaaacaatataaaattcaaGGTTTTCAATTTATAAAACTTGTAAAGGTGTTTTTACTACCCTCTCCCGTGTCTCCTACTGGTGCAAAACTAGTGTTGTTTAACTTGGACCTGCTTAGAGAATTACAGACTTTGGAGCCTGAGGTGGAGGCTGCCAGTCACTCATCTGCACTAATTTCAGGGACTCCAGAGGATGAGACCATTGAAAAGATACTGTAGCTTTTGCACGTGTGGCTTCCACAAGTGTCACAAAGGAACATTTCAATTAATGCAATTTAGCAGTGTGTATGCAGAATGGAAGACAGGAGAATAGACCTATGAGGCTGAGTGGGATTGTTCATGAGTGCCACCTGCTACTGGAAACTGCACTATGGAAGGGTATAGCCATCTTGGGAGATGTGGGAAGGTAAAGACAATTTTTTCAGGAAGCATCACTCTCTAAATAGCTAgataattttcttctctatttcatttcaCTGATATAAACGAGCAAATTTACGTAAATGTTAAATTTAACCACAGCTTTCTTTCTACAGACAACCAAGAATTGATTCttctataaaaatgagaaatcaaacCATGGTGAGCGAATTCATCCTGCTGGGAATCCCTGAGACAGAGGGCCTAGAGATGGCCCTTTTCTTCGTGTTCTCATTAGTTTATTTGTGTACCCTCCTGGGAAATGTGCTCATTCTCACTGCTATCATCTCCTCCTCTCGGCTTCACACTCCCATGTACTTTTTCTTGGGAAACCTCTCCATCTTTGACCTGGGTTTCTCTTCCACAACTGCTCCCAAGATGTTGTTgtacctctcagggcaggaaCATGGCATCTCTTTCCGGGGCTGTGCTGCCCAGCTCTTCTTCTACCATTTCCTGGGCTGCATCGCGTGTTTCCTGTACacagtgatggcctatgaccgctttgTTGCCATATGCTTTCCCTTGAGATACATGGTCATCATGAACCACAGAGTGTGCTTTGTCTTGACCACAGGGACCTGGATGGGTGGCTGTGTCCATGCCATTATCCTAACCTCCCTCACCTTCCAGTTACCCTACTGTGGCTCCAACGAGGTGGGCTATTACTTCTGTGATATACCTGCAGTGCTACCTCTAGCCTGTGAGGACACATCTCTGGCTCAGAGAGTAGGTTTTACAAATGTTGGTCTTATGTCTCTCATTTGCTTTTTTCTCATCCTTGTTTCCTACACTTGCATTGGGATCTCCATATCCAAAATTCGTTCAACAGAGGGCAGGCAAAGAGCATTCTCCACCTGCAGTGCCCACCTGGCTGCAATTCTTTGTGTTTATGGGCCGATCATCATTATCTACCTACAGCCCAACCCCAGGCCCCTGCTGGGTGCTGTTGTTCAGATCTTGAACAACCTTGTGACTCCCATGCTGAACCCACTTATATACAGCCTGAGGAATAAGGATGTAAAATCAGCCCTGAGGAATGTATTTTCCAAGAGAAGTCTTgctctggaaaataaataaaagaatctaaAGCTTTTCAGGATGAAGTCTGATTTTCCATATCATAGGATCAATTCTCATCTGCGGTTCTCAAgacatattgaaataaaatatactctGAATCAATCTACCTCTTAATCTCagtattttaacatatatgtCCATCTTTCCCCCCCCATGTTTATAATGAAATAGAACTTATCATGTTGCTACTTGACATTGCACTTACGCTGTGTGAATTCTGACTCAGGACAACTTACCCCAAAACATTTCTTAGTTGTTTAATTAGTTGAAAGAATTAAAACACATATGTTTCCTCATGGTCTTGGTTAAAAGTGTACACTATACATCTTGAgggaaaagagagtgagagaaaaaaaattcaagaaaggcTAATACATAACATCAGAATTCTGTCCTTTCTCTTTTAGAGTGTGAACTCCAATTTCCAGCAAGCAACACCAAAATTCAAACTAAATTAACTAACATTTAAGGTGATATCTTATTGGAATAAAGTCTTGTGGGGTTTTGAGAGTTTTTTATTGTGTGgattcctttggatatagataTTTTCATTGCATTATTAGACCCCTGGAAAGATATGAGTCTATATTGCTTCTCATTAGATACACAAAGTAAGaatttctgttttggaaaatgtcattaaaaaataaaaataactcctATTGAATGTAAATAGTTTgctatttggcttttttttttaaaaaagatgttgatttatttctgtgtctataaatacaaatcaaattaaaattgtttaaattcaAATAGGATTAAAAAATTTCCCTCCCATGGGAAGttaatgttttttcctttctcataaaacaaacaatataagtaatttttcttcctctaatctCTGTGTTCCATAATGCTGTGGTTAAAACAGGTAAGTTTTGTTTCTAGAAACTATACtaaattatataatgaatataattcTCCTTCATCTTTTCgtatattatttcttctatttaaattttatgtactaATTATTTATGACTTTTCTTATAAGCCACATTAACTCCCCTTGGacagatgaacaaaataaatattacagagaaaaaaggagagagggaggaaaggaaggagagagagagagagagagaaagagagagagagagagaaggaaaaggtagGAGAGGGAGGAAGTAATTTGTATTTTAGAAGTAAAATAGAATAGTGCtttataatgaaattatttttgctttcttcttttcttcaatttctgcCCGTCAACAGGTGACTAAAAATCAGTTCTCCAAGAAGAATCTATAAGTCATCACAGAGTGTGGAATGCagtattagaaaatattaaaagggttCAGTGGCAGCTAATACCAGTAACCAGGGAATTGCAATGTGATGTGTAAGAATTTCTAAAGAAAGAATGTATTCATTagtttttcagtgctgtgacaaAATTCTGAGATAATCA is drawn from Urocitellus parryii isolate mUroPar1 chromosome 4, mUroPar1.hap1, whole genome shotgun sequence and contains these coding sequences:
- the LOC113192546 gene encoding putative olfactory receptor 10D4, with protein sequence MRNQTMVSEFILLGIPETEGLEMALFFVFSLVYLCTLLGNVLILTAIISSSRLHTPMYFFLGNLSIFDLGFSSTTAPKMLLYLSGQEHGISFRGCAAQLFFYHFLGCIACFLYTVMAYDRFVAICFPLRYMVIMNHRVCFVLTTGTWMGGCVHAIILTSLTFQLPYCGSNEVGYYFCDIPAVLPLACEDTSLAQRVGFTNVGLMSLICFFLILVSYTCIGISISKIRSTEGRQRAFSTCSAHLAAILCVYGPIIIIYLQPNPRPLLGAVVQILNNLVTPMLNPLIYSLRNKDVKSALRNVFSKRSLALENK